In the genome of Myxococcus stipitatus, one region contains:
- the ileS gene encoding isoleucine--tRNA ligase, translating into MPENEPSSLFDAVPAEMDFPAEERRILAFWKDRRIFERSLEAREGAKSFVFYEGPPTANGLPHNGHVLTRVIKDLFPRFQTMRGHYVPRKAGWDTHGLPVEVEVEKELRIHGKAEIERYGVEPFTERCIESVFRYTSEWERLTERIGFWVDLNQAYVTYHRPFVESVWWALAELHKKGLLYQGHKVVWWWPQGGTALSSAEVGLGYKTVDDPSVYVAFPLRDTPDTALVVWTTTPWTLPSNMFAAVNPNVDYVTVDAGDRKLIIAAALREELAKKLKKDLPVLDTQMGSTLVGKRYVPPFDSYFANEKDTRAKLRDGGDDSRAWRVLAADFVTLSSGTGIVHIAPAFGEDDYDAFRKDRERFVQPHALELFCAVKPDGTFSEDVPLVAGRFVKDADKDIQRHLKERGLILVTEQYKHEYPFCWRADDDPLIQFARPAWYIRTTAMKDQAIANNRAVNWVPEHIKEGRFGDFLANNVDWALSRERYWGTPLPLWVHTETGEVEAMPSLEALREKPGSNLAAVEAELAAFLAGKPHEANARHLIVHKPWIDKVTYQKPGTPGHFQRVPEVIDVWFDSGCMPFAQWGFPHTPGSLDIFNRAYPADFISEAIDQTRGWFYSLLMVNTLVFDEETQARMGMKPLREWPRPYKSCIVLGHVSDKEGRKESKSKGNYTPPEIILDEVRMDFAVLTAAEAGVPAEPGVALIAREDLEGLDLTEGAKVQLFRPDRPEVSVTVPLKVHKKLKRRVVLLAPSEVQTLSVAPSSKGVGVMPVEVPRLAASERVTVKDPNAKAPGADAFRWFFYAASPTWSNTRHSLGNVRLLQKDFQIKLRNVYSFFTIYANIDGFNPAAGNPDASEAPWVAVRKSQGWREVKQRPLLDRWILSEVQLTLRDVEKALETYQVYDAAQRLVALVDGLSNWFLRRSRDRYWTAGLEQDKRDAYFTLYEALTTITAMAAPFIPFFTDAMWTNLVHKPWPKTQPESVHLADFPKVDASLIDAELAADMAAVRELVSPGLKVRTDNKLKVRQPLSRADIILARKELTDRLSVYKDLLADELNVHEIRFVEPGSPDADVVRFRVRPNLRAVGGRLGPKLAPVRKAFDSGDGRALHRELLQTGQVAMTVGGESLVFTAEELETLVEANPGYAAAGTGAGVVVLHTELTEALIDEGLVRELLARVQGARKDMELGYTDQIRLWVDGDARVKRVTEEGRELIARETLAASIQVGPEGLAGTEEEVQLNGLPARIRVERA; encoded by the coding sequence ATGCCTGAGAACGAGCCTTCTTCCCTGTTCGACGCCGTGCCCGCGGAGATGGACTTCCCGGCCGAGGAGCGCCGCATCCTCGCCTTCTGGAAGGACCGCCGCATTTTCGAGCGCTCGCTCGAGGCACGTGAGGGAGCCAAGAGCTTCGTCTTCTACGAAGGCCCCCCCACCGCCAACGGCCTGCCCCACAACGGCCACGTCCTCACCCGCGTCATCAAGGACCTGTTCCCCCGGTTCCAGACCATGCGCGGCCACTACGTCCCCCGCAAGGCGGGCTGGGACACCCACGGCCTGCCCGTGGAGGTGGAGGTCGAGAAGGAGCTGCGCATCCACGGGAAGGCCGAAATCGAGCGCTACGGCGTCGAGCCCTTCACCGAGCGCTGCATCGAGTCCGTCTTCCGCTACACCTCCGAGTGGGAGCGCCTCACCGAGCGCATCGGCTTCTGGGTCGACCTCAACCAGGCCTATGTCACCTACCACCGCCCCTTCGTGGAGAGCGTCTGGTGGGCGCTCGCCGAGCTGCACAAGAAGGGCCTGCTGTACCAGGGCCACAAGGTGGTCTGGTGGTGGCCCCAGGGTGGCACCGCGCTGAGCTCCGCCGAGGTCGGCCTGGGCTACAAGACGGTCGACGACCCCAGCGTCTACGTCGCCTTCCCCCTGCGCGACACACCCGACACCGCGCTCGTCGTGTGGACGACCACCCCCTGGACACTGCCGTCCAACATGTTCGCGGCCGTCAACCCGAACGTGGACTACGTCACCGTCGACGCCGGCGACCGCAAGCTCATCATCGCCGCCGCGCTGCGCGAGGAGCTGGCCAAGAAGCTCAAGAAGGACCTGCCCGTGCTCGACACGCAGATGGGCAGCACGCTGGTGGGCAAGCGCTATGTGCCGCCCTTCGATTCGTACTTCGCGAACGAGAAGGACACGCGCGCGAAGCTGCGCGACGGCGGCGATGACTCGCGCGCCTGGCGCGTGCTGGCCGCGGACTTCGTCACCCTCTCCAGCGGCACGGGCATCGTCCACATCGCCCCGGCCTTCGGCGAGGACGACTACGACGCCTTCCGCAAGGACCGCGAGCGCTTCGTCCAGCCGCACGCCCTGGAGCTGTTCTGCGCCGTGAAGCCGGACGGCACTTTCTCCGAGGACGTGCCGCTCGTCGCCGGCAGGTTCGTGAAGGACGCGGACAAGGACATCCAGCGCCACCTGAAGGAGCGCGGCCTCATCCTCGTCACCGAGCAGTACAAGCACGAGTACCCGTTCTGCTGGCGCGCGGATGACGACCCGCTCATCCAGTTCGCCCGCCCCGCCTGGTACATCCGCACCACGGCCATGAAGGACCAGGCCATCGCGAACAACCGCGCCGTCAACTGGGTGCCGGAGCACATCAAGGAAGGCCGCTTCGGCGACTTCCTCGCCAACAACGTCGACTGGGCCCTGTCGCGCGAGCGCTACTGGGGCACGCCGCTCCCTCTCTGGGTCCACACCGAGACGGGCGAGGTGGAAGCGATGCCCTCGCTCGAGGCCCTGCGCGAGAAGCCCGGCAGCAACCTGGCCGCGGTGGAAGCGGAGCTCGCGGCGTTCCTCGCCGGCAAGCCGCACGAGGCCAACGCGCGGCACCTCATCGTCCACAAGCCGTGGATCGACAAGGTGACGTACCAGAAGCCCGGCACGCCGGGTCACTTCCAGCGCGTGCCGGAGGTCATCGACGTGTGGTTCGACTCCGGCTGCATGCCCTTCGCGCAGTGGGGCTTCCCGCACACGCCGGGCTCGCTGGACATCTTCAACCGCGCCTACCCGGCTGACTTCATCTCCGAGGCCATCGACCAGACGCGTGGCTGGTTCTACTCGCTGCTGATGGTGAACACGCTCGTCTTCGACGAGGAGACCCAGGCACGCATGGGCATGAAGCCCCTGCGCGAGTGGCCGCGTCCGTACAAGAGCTGCATCGTGCTGGGCCACGTCTCCGACAAGGAGGGCCGCAAGGAGTCCAAGTCCAAGGGCAACTACACGCCTCCGGAAATCATCCTCGATGAAGTCCGCATGGACTTCGCGGTGCTGACCGCCGCCGAGGCGGGGGTGCCCGCGGAGCCCGGCGTCGCGCTCATCGCCCGCGAGGACCTGGAGGGTCTGGACCTGACGGAGGGCGCGAAGGTGCAGCTCTTCCGGCCGGACCGCCCCGAGGTCTCCGTCACGGTGCCGCTCAAGGTCCACAAGAAGCTCAAGCGCCGGGTGGTGCTGCTGGCGCCGTCGGAGGTCCAGACGCTGAGCGTCGCCCCGTCGTCGAAGGGCGTGGGCGTGATGCCGGTGGAGGTGCCTCGCCTCGCCGCGTCCGAGCGCGTGACGGTGAAGGACCCCAACGCCAAGGCCCCCGGCGCGGATGCGTTCCGCTGGTTCTTCTACGCGGCGAGCCCCACGTGGTCCAACACGCGCCACTCGCTGGGCAACGTGCGCCTGCTGCAGAAGGACTTCCAGATCAAGCTGCGCAACGTCTACTCGTTCTTCACCATCTACGCGAACATCGACGGCTTCAACCCCGCGGCGGGCAACCCGGACGCCTCCGAGGCGCCGTGGGTGGCGGTGCGCAAGAGCCAGGGCTGGCGCGAGGTGAAGCAGCGGCCCCTGCTGGACCGCTGGATTCTCTCCGAGGTGCAGCTCACGCTGCGCGACGTGGAGAAGGCGCTGGAGACGTATCAGGTCTACGACGCGGCCCAGCGGCTGGTGGCGCTGGTGGATGGGCTCTCCAACTGGTTCCTGCGCCGCAGCCGCGACCGCTACTGGACGGCGGGGCTGGAGCAGGACAAGCGCGACGCCTACTTCACGCTGTACGAGGCGCTCACCACCATCACCGCGATGGCGGCGCCGTTCATCCCGTTCTTCACGGACGCGATGTGGACGAACCTGGTCCACAAGCCGTGGCCGAAGACGCAGCCGGAGAGCGTGCACCTGGCGGACTTCCCCAAGGTCGACGCGAGCCTCATCGACGCGGAGCTGGCCGCGGACATGGCGGCGGTGCGCGAGCTGGTGTCTCCGGGCTTGAAGGTGCGCACGGACAACAAGCTCAAGGTGCGTCAGCCGCTGTCGCGCGCGGACATCATCCTGGCGCGCAAGGAGCTGACGGACCGGCTGTCCGTGTACAAGGACCTGCTCGCGGACGAGCTGAACGTGCACGAGATCCGCTTCGTGGAGCCGGGCAGCCCGGACGCGGACGTCGTGCGCTTCCGGGTGCGGCCGAACCTGCGCGCGGTGGGCGGGCGGCTCGGGCCCAAGCTGGCGCCGGTGCGCAAGGCGTTCGACTCGGGTGATGGCCGCGCGCTGCATCGAGAGCTGCTCCAGACGGGCCAGGTGGCCATGACGGTGGGCGGCGAGTCGCTGGTGTTCACCGCAGAGGAGCTGGAGACGCTCGTGGAGGCCAATCCGGGCTACGCGGCGGCGGGCACGGGCGCGGGCGTGGTGGTGCTCCACACGGAGCTGACCGAGGCGCTCATCGACGAGGGCCTGGTGCGCGAGCTGCTGGCCCGGGTGCAGGGGGCTCGCAAGGACATGGAGCTGGGCTACACGGACCAGATTCGCCTGTGGGTGGATGGCGATGCGCGCGTGAAGCGCGTCACGGAAGAGGGTCGGGAGCTGATTGCTCGCGAGACGCTCGCCGCCTCCATCCAGGTGGGCCCCGAGGGCCTCGCCGGGACGGAGGAAGAGGTCCAGCTCAACGGCCTGCCCGCGCGCATCCGCGTCGAGCGCGCCTGA
- a CDS encoding complex I subunit 5 family protein — MSLPELAVGAALLVPLVLVLAVMLPGTRAVGMGLAPWAALPALGLGLGTGETLHWKSVLLGMWLYGPETVTRTYLIFTGALWLFAGLFAKGYLREDSHRPSFWGFYLATLAGNVGAVLALDVASFYLFFAMMTFCAYGLIVHVRDERAAGAGRVYIVMALLGEVSLLAAFFLTVGTRINVMLVDVARVVSESGSRDLIVVLVLVGFGIKVGALLLHMWLPLAHPVAPAPASAVLSGAIIKVGVLGWLRFLPLGQSSLPVVSQVCVGMGLAAAFYAVVVGLTQREAKTVLAYSSVSQMGFITLAVGLALGTPDAAPMLVVAVLVYAVHHSMAKGLLFLGAGLLPATGWRGWRGGLVLAGLAWSGLEIAGAPLTSGALAKLSLKSAEAAAHGPESLPLLLSLAAVGSTLLMARFLECVVAESPEQGSSSAGWMGVSWGLLFAMDTALLFWTPVGRESLPRLLEAKNLVSSAWPVLVGVGVCVLAWSLRRRLGWRLPRIPAGDVLWPLMRVIQPVWRLLTAGAERESVGEGKASERFQQGVERLQHFLLDEVDQAEARLSRLRQVGLALLVWLAVFLLLLVR, encoded by the coding sequence TGAGCCTGCCCGAGCTGGCCGTCGGCGCGGCGCTGCTGGTGCCGCTCGTGTTGGTGCTGGCGGTGATGCTTCCCGGCACGCGCGCGGTGGGGATGGGGCTGGCGCCGTGGGCCGCGCTGCCCGCGCTGGGGTTGGGGCTGGGAACAGGGGAGACGCTCCACTGGAAGAGCGTGCTCCTGGGGATGTGGCTGTACGGGCCGGAGACGGTGACGCGGACGTACCTGATCTTCACGGGAGCGCTGTGGCTCTTCGCGGGCCTCTTCGCGAAAGGCTATCTGCGAGAGGACTCGCACCGGCCCTCGTTCTGGGGCTTCTACCTGGCGACGCTGGCGGGGAACGTGGGGGCGGTGCTCGCGCTGGATGTGGCGAGCTTCTATCTGTTCTTCGCGATGATGACGTTCTGCGCGTATGGCCTCATCGTCCATGTGCGAGATGAGCGCGCGGCCGGGGCGGGGCGGGTCTACATCGTGATGGCGTTGCTGGGGGAGGTGAGCCTGCTGGCCGCGTTCTTCCTCACGGTGGGGACTCGCATCAACGTGATGCTGGTGGACGTCGCGAGGGTGGTGTCGGAGTCGGGCTCGCGAGACCTCATCGTGGTCCTGGTGCTCGTGGGATTTGGCATCAAGGTGGGCGCGCTGCTGCTGCACATGTGGCTGCCCTTGGCCCACCCCGTCGCGCCCGCGCCCGCCAGCGCCGTGTTGAGCGGGGCCATCATCAAGGTGGGTGTGTTGGGTTGGCTGCGCTTCCTGCCGCTCGGGCAGTCGAGCCTGCCGGTGGTGAGCCAGGTCTGTGTGGGGATGGGGCTCGCCGCCGCGTTCTATGCGGTGGTCGTGGGGCTCACGCAGCGCGAGGCGAAGACAGTGCTCGCGTATTCGAGCGTGAGCCAGATGGGGTTCATCACGCTCGCGGTGGGGCTCGCGCTGGGGACTCCGGACGCGGCGCCGATGCTGGTGGTCGCGGTGCTGGTCTATGCGGTGCACCACTCGATGGCGAAGGGGTTGTTGTTCCTGGGCGCGGGGCTGTTGCCCGCGACGGGCTGGCGAGGGTGGAGAGGTGGACTGGTGCTCGCGGGGCTCGCGTGGTCCGGGCTGGAGATCGCCGGTGCGCCGCTGACGAGCGGGGCCCTGGCGAAGCTGTCCCTCAAGTCCGCCGAGGCGGCGGCGCATGGCCCCGAGTCCCTGCCGCTGTTGCTGTCGCTCGCGGCGGTAGGCAGCACGCTCCTCATGGCGCGCTTCCTGGAGTGCGTGGTGGCGGAGTCGCCGGAGCAGGGCTCATCCAGCGCGGGCTGGATGGGTGTGTCGTGGGGGCTGTTGTTCGCGATGGATACGGCGCTGCTCTTCTGGACTCCGGTGGGACGCGAGTCACTTCCGCGCCTGCTCGAAGCGAAGAACCTCGTGTCCTCCGCGTGGCCCGTCCTGGTGGGGGTCGGGGTGTGCGTGCTCGCCTGGAGCTTGCGCCGGAGACTCGGATGGCGGCTGCCACGGATTCCCGCGGGCGACGTGCTCTGGCCGCTGATGCGTGTGATTCAGCCCGTCTGGAGGCTCCTGACCGCGGGGGCGGAGCGGGAGTCCGTGGGAGAGGGGAAGGCCTCCGAACGCTTCCAGCAAGGCGTCGAGCGCCTCCAGCACTTCCTCCTCGACGAGGTGGACCAGGCGGAGGCGCGGCTCAGCCGCTTGCGACAGGTGGGGCTCGCGTTGCTCGTGTGGCTGGCGGTCTTCCTGCTGCTCCTCGTCCGCTGA